DNA from Leptospira saintgironsiae:
GTTCCAGGTCCGGGAATCCAGACAAAAGTTTGGACTTCTTCCTAGGCTCGGGAATTTAAACCAATATGTTCATTTGATCTTAAGGTCCCTATCTCATCTTCCAAATCTGCATAACGAGGACCAACTCTCCTTAAAAGTCGCATTATACGAATTGATCGGAAACGCGATTGAACACGGTTGCGCTCGAATCACCTATCACCAAAAACAAGAGTTGATGTTCCAAGAGAATGATTACTTCTCTTATGTGGACAAGATCTGTGAATCCAAAGAAGAATGGATCCAGGTAGAAGTAGACTATGATGATACAAGAGTGACTGTTATCCTGGAAGATGGTGGAGAAGGTTTCGATCCTGCAAGAGTTCCAGATCCTGTACAAGATCCGAATGCAAGTCAACTTTCAGGAAGAGGTATCTTCTTAGTGCGTATGAATGTG
Protein-coding regions in this window:
- a CDS encoding ATP-binding protein, yielding FQVRESRQKFGLLPRLGNLNQYVHLILRSLSHLPNLHNEDQLSLKVALYELIGNAIEHGCARITYHQKQELMFQENDYFSYVDKICESKEEWIQVEVDYDDTRVTVILEDGGEGFDPARVPDPVQDPNASQLSGRGIFLVRMNVDSLSYNDKGNQVTFVKKLQKAEVKQA